From one Ochrobactrum vermis genomic stretch:
- a CDS encoding FkbM family methyltransferase has translation MLKVHGINVPITSDEVSPVIWQALTSGSYEAKEARSIFKAVKPGDRVLELGSGIGIITSIIAGISDTSVWAFEANPSTAALARRVIDANGLDNVVLSQGILTAGEPCSFRFYVRRDLWMSSMDEKQGPYEHAIELSSTNIDEFIVRNGINVLVMDIEGAERDLLQSADLTGVERIFLELHDHLYGLAGIRDMTHALAVKGYAYDPRGSHGPCVLFAKDDGIREYEPE, from the coding sequence TTGCTGAAAGTACACGGGATTAACGTACCGATCACATCCGACGAAGTTTCGCCTGTTATATGGCAGGCTTTGACGAGCGGGAGCTATGAAGCCAAGGAAGCGCGGTCCATTTTCAAGGCGGTGAAGCCGGGTGATCGCGTGCTGGAACTGGGCTCGGGTATCGGGATTATCACATCCATTATCGCCGGGATTTCTGACACGTCGGTTTGGGCCTTCGAGGCGAACCCATCTACCGCGGCGCTCGCTCGCCGTGTTATCGATGCCAATGGCCTCGATAATGTTGTGCTTTCGCAAGGCATCCTGACTGCGGGTGAACCTTGCTCTTTTCGCTTCTATGTGCGGCGCGATCTCTGGATGTCATCCATGGATGAGAAGCAGGGGCCGTATGAGCATGCTATAGAGCTATCCTCGACCAATATTGACGAATTTATCGTTCGCAACGGTATCAATGTTCTCGTCATGGATATTGAAGGCGCTGAGCGCGATCTGCTCCAGAGTGCCGATTTGACAGGTGTCGAACGCATCTTCCTTGAATTACACGATCACCTTTATGGTCTGGCTGGAATTCGCGACATGACACACGCGCTCGCAGTCAAAGGATATGCATATGATCCGCGAGGTTCTCACGGACCATGCGTATTGTTTGCCAAGGACGATGGCATACGCGAATACGAACCTGAATGA